A segment of the Triticum urartu cultivar G1812 chromosome 1, Tu2.1, whole genome shotgun sequence genome:
CATCACATCGTGTTgtattttttcctttttctcaTTGTTTACATTTTTGAAATATTCTAAATATATAAAAATTTAATGTACTTAAAATTTGAGAACAAACGAAGTTGGAAAAATGTTAACACAGTGTTAAACTTTTGGTAGCATTCATAAATATTGTGACACTTAAAAAATGTATGCTTTTTTATACAATGTAAAGAAACATTGTTGTAATTCGAAAAATATTGTTTCATACCATTAAAAGAAACGTACATTACGGTAcgtttaaaaaaatgttcacccATTTGAAAAATTGGTTTGTGACATTTGAAAAACTTATGTATACAATATAAAACAAATGTTCGCTTAGTTTTTTTTAAAGTTCAACTTGTATTTGACAAATATTAATGGTTAAGTGGGACCGAAGAAAACCAATAAGAAAAACACATAGAAAAAAGTACAAAATAAAAAAAACCAAAGTAAGATAAAATAAAAGCTGATAAGAAAACGCAAAACAAAACCGCATGGAAGTTTCTAAAATCGTACCGAACCGGTCCATAGGCAATTTCTAAAACCCCTCTCACAGCTACAGTACTAGGCCGGCCTGTTCACAAAACTCCAGAGGTGAGACAGAAGGAATTCTCAGTACGGGCGAGATATAGCGAGATTACTAATTAAGGAGCACTCTTTGCAAAGGTCACTCCCACCTCCCGAGGGCGCTACTTGTCGCAACCAGAAAGTTTTTCTTTTttgtagatccgtttattcaaaatatttttatcTTTTAAACTGTATGTCCAAATCACGAAGTGTTTCCTCACGTCGAGATTTTCAAAACTAGGTctcatgttgataggttttgatgaactatttttcaCGAAAAAAATCGGACGATaaaaccgaaccgggagcacTTTTTTCCCTTTTCGAAAGAGCATGCCCATGCCTCTTGTGGAAGAAAAGAAAACACATTTTTAGAGGCGCAATCACATAAGCAAATCCGTGTCTCTTGGggaaggaaaaaaaataaaacatatttttttttcatttccgagaggcacggccgtgcctcttgcGCAAGGAAAAGAAACAAAATACGTTTTTATTGTTTCCGAGAGGCATGGCCATGCCTCGCAGAAGTAAATCCGGGCCTCTTGTGGAATTAAATGCGTGCCTCTCGTGGAAAGAGAAAAATAAACCAATTTCTCTGTGTTCTCAGAGGTtgtgcctctcgcagaagcaaatcTGTGTCTCTCATGAAATCAAATCCGTGCCTCTTGTagaaggaaaaaaataaaatacatTTTTTTCTGTTTCTCAGAGGCTAATttcgtgcctctcgtggaagtaAAAACATGTTTTCTCAATTTTTTTTGTAATTTCTTTTTTATTCAAAAGGTAAGAAAGACCGATGAAAAACCAAAaagccaaaaaaagaaaaaataatataaaaagccAAAAACACGTGTGAAAAAATAAAGAAAACGAAAATCGGAGGGGAGCGCTCAGAGCACGACACATGGTGACGACTGAGAGTGCGCCAAAGAGTCCACCCCAAGTGACCCTTGCGGGGGCTCCCGAAGGACTACGACTTCGTTAGTTGCTCCTAAGATATAGTCCTGGATTAtctcagaaaagaaaaaaaaatagtcCTGGCAGACAAATGTTGACCTACGCGTTACGCGTTGAATATGATGCACCACCCTGCTCTGTCAATAAAATCGGCCTTCGTTGGTTAACTGGGCTGACCTGGGCTTTCTGGTCCAGTGCGCGGGCGACGCCTACCCCGAGCCCACCCTTCCCATTTATTTAAAACGTTTCATCTCTCAAACTATGTGTCTAAATGTCAAACCGTTTTAACCGTTGGATTTCTCGTGTCGAGATCTTCAAAATTAGATACCATGTTGATAGGTCTCGATGATTTTTTTCCAGAAAAAATGGCCGAAAAAACAAAGTGAGAGCACGTTTTTTTCCTTTTCAAAAGGGACGATGTGGAAGCATATTTGTGCCTACACTAGAATTAAGTGCGTGCATTTCGTGAAAAAAGGAAATTTTTTCCTTTCCAAGAAAAGCAAATCCATGTCTCCATAAGAATTAAATTTATGCCTCTCGCAgaggattttttttaaaacgaCCGTGCCTTTTGCGAAAATAAACCCATGCCTTCAGGAGAAATAAATCTGTGCCTCTGTGCCTCTCGTGAAAGGGaaaaacagattttttttctTTAAAGAGGCATGATTGTACCTCTCGCAAAAGCAAATTCGTGCCTCAACGAGAATTAAATTTGTGTCTCCCACGAAAAAAAACACATATTTTTTCCCTTTTCGAGAGTCACTaccgtgcctctcgtgaaagTTTTCTTTTTTAGAGACATTCATGAAAGTATATCTGTGCCTCAAGTTGATCTCATAAAATCGGCCTTCTTTGGTTAACTGGGCCAACCTGGGCTTTCTGGTGCGGTGCGCGGGCGACGCCTACCCCCGAGCCCATACTTCCCGGTCTATCTCCTCCCGATACAACTGACGCAggcccggcggcggcggcggatttCACTCCTCCGGTCCTCCCCCGACTCCTCCCTTACCCGCCCGCCGCCGGCGCCCGCAACCTCTCCCGGACGCACCCCTGCCGAGGATCTGCGCCGCCGACGAGCCCCCGGCGCTGCGATAGGTAAGGCCCATCTAATCCAGTCGCATTGCACGATTTGTGAGGCCGGAGAGGTTGCTGGCGGGATGTGAGACCCTCTAATTAAATTACCGCCATTTCTTGTTGCTCCGCCGCAGGCTCGGCTCGTTGGATTCGAGAGTAAGcaggccggccggccggccgcccCTCGTTGCCACCGACAGCCCGCGCTATAAGCCAAGCCTGGCGGGCAGCGCGAAGCCGCACGCGCAtgcgccaccaccacctcctccgcTGCCGCGCGATGCCTATCCTGCCGTCGCCGCCGAGGACGCTGCGGGTTTCGGGGAGCCTTGTGCACCACCGCCTCATCCGATGCCGTGGGTTGCCTATCCCGCCGAGGACGCCGGGGGTCTCGGGCGGGCGCCTCTTCTCCTCCCTGCCGCTCCCGCCGCCTCTCCAGTCCCCAAGGTACCCCCTTCCATCCTTTTGTGCTTTGCAAGTTGTGATTCCTCGGAACCTGCTTGGACATATGGTAGATCTGCCTCTGGCGGCAGGCAGTAGAGGTCATGCTGCCAATGTATGGCTATATGGCCTTTTCAACCAGTTGTTAGAGGTATCGTTCGACGGCGAGGGGAATCGAGGATGTGAGGAGAGCAGCAAGGGGATCAACCCATGTCTTGTGACCTCGTGGTGGCGGCCATAGGCGACGGCGGCGTGACactatgctccatgtctctcctTAATATGAAACATACTTTATATTAGACAATGCCGGAGATTGCCAAGATTACTGGCTTCTACTTGCTATTACCGATCTTGTTTGTTCACTAAAAATTGTGAAATAGGTACACTTATGTGCATGAAAATAACATAGTGCATGAGAATTGAGCACATCACAAATCACCAACTATTAGGATGAGACGACCGTTTGCTTTTTGTTCTGACAGAGCGAAGATTGTTTGCCTGGTTAGATTTTTCATAGGGGCTGGTGTTGGGCATTCACTGAAGGAGAGATTGTCGGGTTTTATTATAACTCTCCTTATAATCTCTATTCCTAGATACTCCCTGATATTGGCATATGGATAGAATGATTAGCTTTTGGTTCAGTAATTGTTCCCCTGGGTTAGGTAAGGACTGTACTTGATGAGTATAACTCTTTAACATTTGCAAATGGTTGGCTTCTTTTTTCTTATAATAGCTATTTGGTGAATTGAAATATTTTGAAGACATTGGTTTATGTGTTTATTTCTGTTGTATTGTAGAGAGGTGCATGTTTGGTATCTTTGCCCCGATGAGCTGAATAATCAGTCCCAGCTGAATATGTATGAAGAACTCCTGTCTCCTTCTGAAAGAAAGTATGCTGACTCTATGAAAGCAACATTGTTGCGGAAAGATGTTGTTTTGTCCCGTGCATTGTTGCGCACCACCCTCTCAAGATGTATGTAACCACCAACTGCCTATTGCATGGTCGATCACACTTAATTGGATTTTCATGCCTGTTACTAACTTACTGTTTGAACTgcaaaaatgtcttatatttaGTTACAAAGGAATCATCATTCAAGAGATCTTTTTGTATGTTATTCTTGTTATTATTAGTTATTTAATACGGAAATTGGTTGCAGATTTTAGATTCACAAGCATATATGTTGGTTAGGATTGACAACAAATATAATCCTTTCCATGGGTTGTGCTATATATAAAAACTATTTTAGTTTATATACCCTGTAATCTTTGTAATCATCAGGAAAACTCTATCTTTTTAAGAAAACAACTTAATATTTCTGGAGAGCTTCGGAGCTACTGCAATTTATGACTCTTAGATGCACTGAGTTATATTGCCTTTGAACTTTGCCTGTAGATAGGTGGGCTTCCATTTGCGCATTCATCTTGTCTTACATATACAGGAAGTATATGATTCAAAATCATCGATGTCATGTAAAGTGGGCTTCTTGCATCGGTAGATGTATTTTTCCCCCTACTAGGTGTATTATCACTATCTGATGCAATTTTTTTTGCAAATAGTCCTAAAAATGGAGAATGAACATATCTTCCACTTGACCTGAAACATGGAAGTTTGACATGCTGCTCAATGTTAAGTTTATAAGCATGTTATCTTGTCAATAATTATACTATATACTCGTCTTGTTAGTTCTTATCAACTACTCCCTCCATAtcaaaatataagatgtttttttGACACTGTCATTAACAGAATTACTGATATGCTTATTTCTAATTTGTTTGAACTAGATTAGATACAGATTGTAAAATTGATCCGAGGTCATTTGAGTTTAAGAAGAACAAATTTGGCAAACCTGAGGTAACGGCTTCAGCAGTTATTTTTTCTGCAATTTAAAACCTTGTACTAATTTGCCTTTGGTTGCTCTCCATGTTTAATCAGGTATTGTGGCCACTGGATGATAGCACTGCGGAGCAACCTTTGCATTTCAATATTTCACACACAACTTCTTTGATTGCCTGTGGCATTGCCATTAATGCTCATGTATGTTCCTTGCCCCTGTGACTATCAAAATGAGAAAGAAATGACCATGTTTCTGTTGCTTTGGATGTTATTCAGTTGATATTGCTATTTATGTACTGTCTCAGATTGGCATTGATGTTGAAGAGAAGAAGCGGAATACAACCAAGAATATTTTATCTCTTGCTCGCCGTTACTTCACCCCTTCTGAAGTTGATAGTCTAGCTGAGATTTCTGATTCAGATGCTCAGCGGAAGGAATTCCTGAAACTATGGACTCTTAAAGTTAGTGAGGCTCTCTTTGGTCCTCTACTTATAGCCCTTTCATGCACATTCACTACGTTGTGCTGGTGTACATTCTGTAGAACATTGAGCAGCGATGGTATTTTCCAGTACTAGGGTAGAATGTATCCTCTGGCCCATAACGTAGTCTAATATGACCACCTAAAGCATACTGTAGCTGACTTAATTGTTCTTTGATATAGAAATGCAGGTCTGGAATGTGTCTAGAGTGAACTCATTTTAATGCTAACTAGCTAAATCCTTCCTTACATATGGTTATATTAAATTAATCAAATTGAACGACACATAGATGGGCACCTTATGAATAGTGCTTTTGTGGAAAAAGGAATCGGTATGAGAAGAGTTAGCGCCAAAGTGGGTTTGCAGCAAATGTTGCCCTATGTAAATTTAATATTCATAGTACTGATTACTGATACGATGTTTTAAAATAAATTGCTTACATAGAATTGATGTATAAATTTTTAGGAAGCATATGTAAAAGCTCTTGGAATGGGTTTCTCAGGTGCTCCATTCAGTACTTTTTCTATAATGCTGGAAATAAGCAAGGGAATTAGGATTTCTAAGGTATACATCTTCAACCTTTCCCTTTTGTTGCTGTCTTTAACGTATGCTATATGTGTAAGGGAGCTCTGGAACTATGTATCTTAAAAAAAATCCACATGATATTCTGTGACATCTTCTGACACGTGGGTCTCCTGGACACCTAACATTCCTTTTGGCCCAACTGTCAGATGACATGTTAAGCAAATTTCACAAGGAAAAGTATATGGTTATTATGCATTACTAGTTATCAACCCATGCAGCTGTTTGGGCTAGATATTTTATATGACACGTAAATAAGAAAAAGGTCGAACAATATATTTCTTTAATGGACACTACGGGCTCCTTGTGTGGGAGCATTCAACACTGGGTACACCCTTTGTGCAACGGAA
Coding sequences within it:
- the LOC125545861 gene encoding 4'-phosphopantetheinyl transferase HetI-like isoform X2 yields the protein MRHHHLLRCRAMPILPSPPRTLRVSGSLVHHRLIRCRGLPIPPRTPGVSGGRLFSSLPLPPPLQSPREVHVWYLCPDELNNQSQLNMYEELLSPSERKYADSMKATLLRKDVVLSRALLRTTLSRYTDCKIDPRSFEFKKNKFGKPEVLWPLDDSTAEQPLHFNISHTTSLIACGIAINAHIGIDVEEKKRNTTKNILSLARRYFTPSEVDSLAEISDSDAQRKEFLKLWTLKEAYVKALGMGFSGAPFSTFSIMLEISKGIRISKTSNTSRPGCDHLSENWLFTLAELNSSHYMSVCIEDSSRSQGPEDSPASVGLKVWKTVPFVEDTLVSGTEAVKLIA